The Mycobacteriales bacterium DNA window GCCGGGCCGGCGTCGCCACCAGCGCGGCGAGCAGGTCCGGGACCAGTACGTGCGGCAGCACGCTGGTGAACCAGGACCCCGGCCCGAGCACGACCAGGTCGGCCTCGGCCACCGCTCGTACGGCGTCCGCGCAGGCCGGCGGGTCGGCCGGCACCAGCGACACCGACACCACCCGGCCGATCGTGGTCGCCACCGCGACCTGGCCGCGGATCCGCCGGACCCGGTCCGGGTCGGCGTCGTCGAGGCCGGCGACCTCGGCCGAGATCTCCAGCGGCTGCGGGCTCATCGGCAGCACCCGGCCGACCGCGCCGACCAGCCGGGCGACCGTGTCCAGCGCCGCGACCGGATCGCCGAGGGTCTCGGCCAGGCCGGTGAGCACGATGTTGCCGACCGGGTGGCCGGCCAACGCGCCGGTGCCGCCGAAGCGGTGCTGCAGCACGTCGGCCCAGGTGTGGCCCCACTCGTCGTCGCCGGCCAGCGCGGCCAGCGCCATCCGCAGGTCCCCCGGCGGCAGCGCGCCGAGCTCGCGGCGCAGCCGGCCGGAGGAACCGCCGTCGTCGGCGACGGTGACGACCGCGGTGACGTGCCGGGTCAGCCGGCGCAGCGCGGCCAGCGAGGCGGCCAGGCCGTGGCCGCCGCCCAGCGCCACCACGCGGGGCGGTCTACTCACGCCCCAGGTCCCGGTGCGCCACCGTCGTCTGGACGCCGTCGCCGACCAGCCGCTTGGCGATCTCCTCGGCCATCGCCACCGACCGGTGCCGGCCGCCGGTGCAGCCGATCGCCAGGGTCAGGTAACGCTTGCCCTCGCGCTGGTAGCCGGCCCCGACCAGCCGCAGCAGCTCGGTGTAGACGTCCAGGAACCGACCGGCGCCCTCCTGCGAGAGCACGTAGTCGCGGACGTCCGGGTCCTGACCCGTATGCGGGCGCAGCTCCGGGATCCAGTGCGGGTTGGGCAGGAACCGCACGTCGGCGACGAGGTCGGCGTCCATCGGCAGGCCGTACTTGAAGCCGAAGGACAGCACGGTCGCCCGCAGCGCGGGCATCCCGCTCTCGTCACTGAACTGCTGCTCCAGCTGCCGCCGCAGGTCGTGTACGGACAGCCGGCTGGTGTCCACGACCAGGTCGGCGACCGACTGCAGGTCGGCCAGCAGCTCCCGCTCGGCGGCGATGCCGTCGACCAGCCGGCCGCCACCCTGCAGCGGGTGCGCGCGCCGGACGTTCTCGAACCGGCGGACGAGGACCTCGTCGGCCGCCTCGAGGAAGAGCACGCGGGGACGGTACCCCCGCTCGTCCAGGTCTCCGATCACACTCCGCAGATCGGCCGAGAACGCACGGCTACGGACGTCGACCACCACCGCGATCTTGGTGACCCCGCCGGAGGTCCGGCTGCCGAGGTCGACCATGGCCGCGATGAGCGAGGGCGGCAGGTTGTCCACGACGTAGAAGCCGATGTCCTCCAGACATTTGGCGGCGGTGCTGCGGCCCGCGCCGGACAGCCCGGTGACCACGACCACCTCAAGGCCCGGCTCAGCCATCCAGTACCTCCCCGGTGATCGGGTCCACGGCCGGACCCGGTTGCGCGTCCTCCCGGTGCAGCGCCGCGCAGACCGCCTCGGCCGTCCGCCGCCCCACACCCGGAACGGCCATGATGTCCTCCACGGAGGCCGCGCGGAGGCGCTTCAGCGAGCCGAATTGCCTCAGCAGCGCTTTCTTGCGCGTCTCCCCCAGCCCCGGTACGCCGTCCAGGGCCGAGGTCGTCATCGCCCGGGACCGCTTCTGCCGGTGGTACGTGATGGCGAAGCGGTGCGCCTCGTCCCGGACCCGCTGCAGCAGGTAGAGCCCCTCGGACGTGCGCGGGAGGATCACCGGCTGGTCCTCGCCCGGCAGCCAGACCTCCTCCAGCCGCTTGGCCAGCCCGCACAGCGCCACGTCGTCGATGCCGAGCTCGGCCAGCGCGGCCGCGGCCGCCGCGACCTGCGGAGCGCCGCCGTCGACCACCATCAGGTTCGGCGGGTACGCGAACTTGCGCGGCCGCCCGGTCTCGGGGTCCAGCGGCCCCGGCCGTTGCGGCGCCGCGGCCGGGTCGCCCGCGGGATCGGCGTTGTCGTCGGCCTCCTCGCCGGTGTCGATCCGCTCGTCCAGGTAGCGGGCCATCCGGCGGCGGATCGTCTCGTGGATCCACTGCACGTCGCCGCCCTCGACCCCGCCGTCCGGCCCGCCCGGGCCCGTGCCCCGGATGGCGAACCGGCGGTACTCGGACTTGCGCGGCAGCCCGTCCTCGAACACGACCATCGAGGCGACCACGTTGGTGCCCTGCACGTGCGAGACGTCGAAGCACTCGATCCGCAGCGGCGCGGTGTCCAGGCCGAGCGCGTCCTGGATCTCGGCCAGCGCCTGGGACCGGGCGGTCAGGTCGGTGGCCCGCTTGAGCTTGTGCTGCTGGAAGGACTGCTGGGCGTTGCGGGCGACGGTCTCCATCAGGGACCGCTTGTCCCCGCGCTGCGGCACCCGCAGGCTGACCCGGGCGCCGCGCAGCTCCGCGAGCAGCTCCTCCAGCACGGCCGCGTCCGGCGGCAGCTCCGGCACCAGGACCTCGCGCGGCGGGCTGTCCCCGTCGTCGGTGCCGTAGACCTGCAGGCAGAACTGCTCGACCAGGTCGCCGGTGGTGACGTCCTCGACCTTGTCCACGACCCAGCCGCGCTGGCCCCGGACCCGGCCGCCGCGGACGTGGAAGACCTGGACCGCGGCCTCCAGCGCGTCCTCGGCGAAGGCGACCACGTCGGCGTCGGTCCCGTCGCCGAAGACGACGGCCTGCTTCTCCATCGCCCGGCGCAGCGCCCCGATGTCGTCGCGCAGCCGGGCCGCCCGCTCGAACTCCAGCTCCTGCGCGGCCGCCGCCATCTCCTTGTCCAGCCGGCGGATCATGCTGTCGGTCTTGCCGGCCATGAAGTCGCAGAAGTCCTCGACGATCTGGCGGTGCTCGTCGGCGTCGACCCGGCCGACGCAGGGGGCCGAGCACTTGCCGATGTAGCCGAGCAGGCAGGGCCGGCCGATCTGGCCGGCCCGCTTGAACACCCCGGCCGAGCAGGTCCGGGCCGGGAACACCCGCAGCAGCAGGTCGAGCGTCTCCCGGATGGCCCAGGCGTGCGCGTACGGCCCGAAGTAGCGCACGCCCCTGCGCTTCGGCCCGCGCATCACCTGCAGCCGCGGGAACTCCTCGTACAGCGTCACGGCCAGGCTCGGGTACGACTTGTCGTCGCGGTAGCGGACGTTGAACCGCGGGTCGAACTCCTTGATCCAGTTGTACTCGAGCTGGAGCGCCTCGACCTCGGTGGTGACCACGGTCCACTCGACGCTGCCCGCGGTGGTCACCATCTGCCGGGTCCGCGGGTGCAGGTTGTGCAGGTCGGCGAAGTACGAGTTCAGCCGCTGGCGCAGGCTCTTGGCCTTGCCGACGTAGATGACCCGGCCGCGCTCGTCCCGGAACTTGTAGACACCTGGCTGCTCCGGGATCGTGCCCGTGGCAGGCCGGTACGTGGTCGGGTCGGGCACGGGCCGAGAGTACGCGCGCACGGCGCGCCGCTCCGGCTCGCCGGGGACACCGACCGGGTCAGCCGAGTGGCGGCCCACCCCGCGGGGTGCGACCCTTCGAAGTGCCCGGTCCGCGGCCGGGCGAACCGGCCGAGCCGACGACCGGAGCCCCCGACCCCCGACGACCGGGACCGTGCGATGACCGAGAACGTCAGCTGGGAGATCGTCCTCGGCGACGGCCGGCCCTGGCGCGGGCATCTTCCGGTGCTGCGGCTGTCCTGGTCCGAGAACGACCCGCTCGCGGTCGTGGTCGTGGTCGGCGCCCGGCCCGCGCACCCGGCCCTGCTGCGTGGCCGCTGGGTGCTGCTGCGGGACGCGCTGCGGGCGGTGCTGTCCGCCGAGGACGGCAGCCCGA harbors:
- the rapZ gene encoding RNase adapter RapZ, translated to MAEPGLEVVVVTGLSGAGRSTAAKCLEDIGFYVVDNLPPSLIAAMVDLGSRTSGGVTKIAVVVDVRSRAFSADLRSVIGDLDERGYRPRVLFLEAADEVLVRRFENVRRAHPLQGGGRLVDGIAAERELLADLQSVADLVVDTSRLSVHDLRRQLEQQFSDESGMPALRATVLSFGFKYGLPMDADLVADVRFLPNPHWIPELRPHTGQDPDVRDYVLSQEGAGRFLDVYTELLRLVGAGYQREGKRYLTLAIGCTGGRHRSVAMAEEIAKRLVGDGVQTTVAHRDLGRE
- the yvcK gene encoding uridine diphosphate-N-acetylglucosamine-binding protein YvcK; translated protein: MSRPPRVVALGGGHGLAASLAALRRLTRHVTAVVTVADDGGSSGRLRRELGALPPGDLRMALAALAGDDEWGHTWADVLQHRFGGTGALAGHPVGNIVLTGLAETLGDPVAALDTVARLVGAVGRVLPMSPQPLEISAEVAGLDDADPDRVRRIRGQVAVATTIGRVVSVSLVPADPPACADAVRAVAEADLVVLGPGSWFTSVLPHVLVPDLLAALVATPARRVVALNLAAQPGETAGFSPQQYLEVLAAHAPGLRVDAVVADTDAVSDARGLMSGVSALGARLVLAPVAAGDGTPRHDPKRLATAYQQVLEELPVVVEQTAGLAHDGGRKAGVRQWP
- a CDS encoding SsgA family sporulation/cell division regulator, which translates into the protein MTENVSWEIVLGDGRPWRGHLPVLRLSWSENDPLAVVVVVGARPAHPALLRGRWVLLRDALRAVLSAEDGSPSVSRPAGHVSMSRQDEHVTLTLRAASLPCVVTVPAGPMREFLAETEAFVPPGRESWAPALDAEIARMLRRD
- the uvrC gene encoding excinuclease ABC subunit UvrC; the protein is MPDPTTYRPATGTIPEQPGVYKFRDERGRVIYVGKAKSLRQRLNSYFADLHNLHPRTRQMVTTAGSVEWTVVTTEVEALQLEYNWIKEFDPRFNVRYRDDKSYPSLAVTLYEEFPRLQVMRGPKRRGVRYFGPYAHAWAIRETLDLLLRVFPARTCSAGVFKRAGQIGRPCLLGYIGKCSAPCVGRVDADEHRQIVEDFCDFMAGKTDSMIRRLDKEMAAAAQELEFERAARLRDDIGALRRAMEKQAVVFGDGTDADVVAFAEDALEAAVQVFHVRGGRVRGQRGWVVDKVEDVTTGDLVEQFCLQVYGTDDGDSPPREVLVPELPPDAAVLEELLAELRGARVSLRVPQRGDKRSLMETVARNAQQSFQQHKLKRATDLTARSQALAEIQDALGLDTAPLRIECFDVSHVQGTNVVASMVVFEDGLPRKSEYRRFAIRGTGPGGPDGGVEGGDVQWIHETIRRRMARYLDERIDTGEEADDNADPAGDPAAAPQRPGPLDPETGRPRKFAYPPNLMVVDGGAPQVAAAAAALAELGIDDVALCGLAKRLEEVWLPGEDQPVILPRTSEGLYLLQRVRDEAHRFAITYHRQKRSRAMTTSALDGVPGLGETRKKALLRQFGSLKRLRAASVEDIMAVPGVGRRTAEAVCAALHREDAQPGPAVDPITGEVLDG